The Tolypothrix sp. PCC 7712 region GTCATAAGTACGGGCTTGATGATAGCGATCGCCATATTTAATATAAATATGCAAAGCTTGTTGATAATTACTTTCTGCTTGTGCAAATTCTTGCATTTGCTGGGCAATTATCCCTAAATTGTAGTAGGTGCTAGCTTGCCAAATTTGTTTCTGTATCTGCTTTTGGCTGTCTAAAGTCTTGTATATTTGTAATGCTTTTATGTAAGATTCTCTGGCTTGTGAATATTGTTTTTTTAACAGTTGCCAGCGACCTAGTTTTTGAATTGCTAAGGGTATTTGATAGCCTAATTCACTTTTAATAAATACAGATGGATATTTTTCTAAATTTTGACAGACTATTTCTGCTAACTTCTGATTTGTTTGATTGTCATTAATCAAATCTAAGTATCTATCTAGACAAAAATAAATACTCATACTTTCTTGCTTATGCAAGCATAATTCTAAGGCTTTGTAGAGGTTTTCATATTGCCATTGACAAAATAATCTGCCCTTTTCCCGCTCTTGGTAATCATGGGAATTTAGCAATTGGTGATATTTTTCTGCATACTTTAAATAGTGATTTTTAAATGCCTCATCTAAGGCTTGATGCATTTGCTCATTGAGGCTTTCTAACTTCTGCTGCAAAAAGTAAGGAAATACAGGCTGGATAATCAGCAAATTAGCGAAAATATTATGATATTGTAACAATCCCCAGTCAATAGCTTCTTGAATAGCTGCATCAATTTTTTTGAGGGAATATTTCTTAAGTAATTCTAAGTTTTGTAGTTCTTGAATGTAATTTACCAGTTCATTCCGGTCAATCAAACCCTTCAAGGGAGATAAGTACAATAGTAACGTCTGTGTATCAGCAGATAAATCCTTGTGAGGATATTCTACACATTTAAAGATTGTTTTACTTTTATAATCGCTAAATTTATTTAAATTTATATTAACAGCCTGCCAATCTAGCCGCATCTCCTGTGGCGATTGCTTGTGTAAATTTGCTAGCACTATTTGCTTTGCTAAAGGATACGCCGCCAACAAATTCATCAACTTCTGAACATCTACATCTTTGCGAATCGCATCAAATCTATTAATAGCTTGGTTTTGACGAATCATACTGGCTGACACGGCTAGAGACTCCCAAAATTTACAATTACATCCTGTAATTACTGTTTAATATATTCTCTATGTAATCGCTGATAATTTAAAAAAATTTTCATATATTTTAGGCTATTATTATACAATTCTTATGCGGTTTACGTATGTTGGCTGTTATCCAAATTACAAATTTATAATTTGTAATCCAAGATTAAGAAAACCTAAACTGTATAATTTTAATTGAGGGCTATATTATTTAAATTAATATTAACTACAGCAATTTCCAGAAATTATGTGATATGCGGAAAGTCCGCTTCCTCTAACTGAGGATAAATTGGTTAGAGAAAGCAGACCTAAATATTTACTTAATTTTTTCACATTTAATTCATACCAAATCAAATAATGTTTGCGACACATCAATATATGCTAGAGGGCACGGCACTGTTCCCTACAATCTGTCGCATTCTTTTTTCAAATTGGTATTACATAACTCAGGTGTTATTTCAGGCAAAAGACACAAATATTTAATTGAAATGAGATATGCAAATTAGCAGATGCTTGTTCAAAAATTGTGCAAAAAACCAGCGCTACTTTTACCAGGAACGTAAAGCGCGCAATTGGTGTGTTTTCTTCATTTGATGTGCCTGCATTCTGGTGAGTACATCATCTAAAATTGTTACAGCCTGGACAATATAGGGGCCTTTGTTCAACATCACACACTCAGCCCTTTCTGCCATTGCTGCATCAGTCATTT contains the following coding sequences:
- a CDS encoding tetratricopeptide repeat protein, producing MSASMIRQNQAINRFDAIRKDVDVQKLMNLLAAYPLAKQIVLANLHKQSPQEMRLDWQAVNINLNKFSDYKSKTIFKCVEYPHKDLSADTQTLLLYLSPLKGLIDRNELVNYIQELQNLELLKKYSLKKIDAAIQEAIDWGLLQYHNIFANLLIIQPVFPYFLQQKLESLNEQMHQALDEAFKNHYLKYAEKYHQLLNSHDYQEREKGRLFCQWQYENLYKALELCLHKQESMSIYFCLDRYLDLINDNQTNQKLAEIVCQNLEKYPSVFIKSELGYQIPLAIQKLGRWQLLKKQYSQARESYIKALQIYKTLDSQKQIQKQIWQASTYYNLGIIAQQMQEFAQAESNYQQALHIYIKYGDRYHQARTYDQLGNITQQIWELSQAQNYYQQALQIYVEHGDRYSCARTYYNLGIIAQELREFTEAQRNYQQALQIYIEHSDRYSCASTYYNLGVVAEALQELSPAQRNYQQALDIYIEHGDRQHQALTYQNLASIAQKTQEFAAAQQHYQQALIIYIEYGDRDEQAKIYQDLASVAQKTQEFVEAQRYYQQALDIYIEQSDRYEQANIYQHLGLVAQQMQNLAKTQRYYQQALDIYIEYGDRYKQARTYQNLGMIAQTIQDTAQARQNYQRALDIFVEYGDRYSQAHIELQLEILAEV